The following coding sequences are from one Hydra vulgaris chromosome 04, alternate assembly HydraT2T_AEP window:
- the LOC136079635 gene encoding jerky protein homolog-like: MPQNYKPNRGKRKYVTYTLEQLDNALKDLKNGLITQRQAALKYNIPRSTLKNKIKQTYSKKYGGQQIFTSKEEDMFKAYAIKSSEFGFPIDKYDLRCIVKWYLEKKGVVIPQFKNNFPGGDWIRSFLKRNPELTVRFASNIKRKRAEIGTTVIDNYFINLSNEISNISPDNIWNYDETNLSDDPGKKKILTKRGYKYPERIVNSTKTSFSVMFCGNANGELLPPYVVYKAESLWNTWMEHGPPKARYNRSKSGWFDSTCFEDWFFSLLLPRLKKAQGRSVIIGDNISSHLSIAVLDACQSNNIGFVALPANSTHLTQPLDVAYFRPMKINWRKILCEWKEKGKERRVASLPKDEFPRLLDRLITNLNEHGNDNLRAGFRKTGIFPLDKSQVLSRLPCCNVGLDSTTDLVSQSFLDHLCKSLDDPSDGSKNQSDVRYVLSQVKTYVQQIYYLVL, translated from the coding sequence ATGCCACAAAATTACAAGCCAAATCgtggaaaaagaaaatatgttacTTATACTTTAGAACAGTTAGACAatgcattaaaagatttaaagaatggTTTAATTACTCAACGACAAGCAGCTTTGAAATACAATATACCaagatcaacattaaaaaataaaataaaacagacatATTCTAAAAAGTATGGTGGTCAGcaaatatttacatcaaaagaaGAAGACATGTTTAAGgcatatgcaataaaatcatcTGAGTTTGGTTTTCCTAttgataaatatgatttaagatGCATAGTAAAATggtatttagagaaaaaaggcGTCGTTATACctcagttcaaaaataattttccaggtGGAGATTGGATTCGATCTTTCTTAAAAAGAAATCCAGAACTCACAGTAAGATTTGCAAGCAACATAAAGCGAAAGAGAGCAGAAATAGGAACGACTGTGATTGATaactactttataaatctatcaaatgaaataagtaatatatcacCTGATAATATATGGAATTATGATGAAACCAATCTCAGTGATGatccaggtaaaaaaaaaatattaacaaagcgTGGATATAAGTATCCTGAACGCATAGTTAATTCTACAAAGACCTCGTTCTCTGTAATGTTTTGTGGCAATGCTAATGGTGAATTGCTACCACCTTATGTTGTTTACAAAGCTGAGTCGTTATGGAATACATGGATGGAACATGGGCCACCAAAAGCACGTTATAACAGATCAAAAAGTGGTTGGTTTGACTCAACATGTTTTGAGGACTGGTTTTTCTCTTTACTTCTTCCAAGACTTAAGAAGGCTCAAGGAAGAAGTGTCATTATAGGTGATAACATATCTTCACATTTGAGCATTGCAGTACTGGATGCATGTCAAAGCAATAACATAGGATTTGTGGCATTACCAGCAAACTCTACACATCTCACGCAGCCATTAGATGTTGCCTACTTTAGACCTATGAAGATTAACTGGCGCAAAATATTATGTGAATGGAAGGAGAAAGGAAAAGAAAGGAGAGTTGCTTCTCTTCCTAAAGATGAATTTCCTAGACTTTTAGACCGTTTAATTACCAACTTAAATGAACATGGGAATGATAACCTTAGAGCTGGTTTTCGTAAAACTGGAATTTTTCCATTAGACAAGTCTCAAGTGCTTTCACGACTACCATGTTGTAATGTAGGTTTAGACTCAACTACTGATTTAGTAAGCCAATCATTTTTAGATCATTTATGTAAGTCACTGGATGATCCCTCAGATGGTTCTAAAAACCAAAGCGACGTAAGGTATGTGCTGTCCCAGGTAAAAACTTATGTTCAACAGATATATTATCTtgtattataa